The proteins below are encoded in one region of Helianthus annuus cultivar XRQ/B chromosome 2, HanXRQr2.0-SUNRISE, whole genome shotgun sequence:
- the LOC110923646 gene encoding uncharacterized protein LOC110923646 — translation MGVSGLVQLGFKSVLSESVLSESSHGSAGLVFGSCMVKPGQQLDVRVSASVWFGCCFGQILVQDSGLISVNFRSGSVWSDSDSCAGFVSARVKFGSVSVRVNSAKQSIVVNGSTRGKHEMWLLI, via the coding sequence ATGGGTGTCTCGGGCCTGGTCCAGTTGGGATTCAAGTCTGTTTTGTCTGAGTCTGTTTTGTCTGAGTCGAGTCACGGTTCAGCAGGTTTAGTGTTCGGGTCATGTATGGTCAAACCAGGTCAGCAGCTTGATGTTCGGGTATCAGCTTCAGTTTGGTTCGGGTGCTGTTTTGGACAGATtctggttcaagattcgggtctCATTTCAGTCAACTTCAGATCGGGTTCGGTTTGGTCAGACTCAGATTCTTGTGCGGGTTTTGTCTCGGCTCGAGTCAAATTCGGTTCAGTTTCTGTTCGAGTTAACTCAGCCAAACAGTCAATCGTGGTCAACGGGTCAACACGAGGCAAACACGAGATGTG